The Ignavibacteriales bacterium sequence TAATGATCTGTTTCCTGTCAAAGAGATAGACGAGATCTATAACGGACTTGATGACAAAACAAAAAAAGTTGGATTCCAGTATGGACCAACACCCGGTTACCCGCCTTTGATAGAATCTCTAAAAGAATATTTGAGAGGTAAAGGTTTACCGGTTGATACGAATGAATTAATTATCACAGCCGGATCACTTCAAGCAATTAATATTATTACAAAACTTTTTGTGAATCCCGGCGATACAGTAATCTGCGAGAATCCATGCTTCATAGGCGGCACTTCGGCATTTAAATCTTATCAAGCTCATATTGTTAGTGTTCCTCTGGATTCGGACGGAATTATAATGAGTGAGCTGAAGAAAGCAATGGAAGGTGAAGCCAAAAACGCCAAGATTCTATATCTGTCTCCATATTTTCATAATCCCGCCGGAATTGTTTACAGCAAAAAAAGAAAAGAAGAATTATTAAAATATCTTGAAGGCAAAGAGATAATTCTTATTGAAGATGATCCTTACGGTGAACTTTATTTTGAAGATGAGTACAAAGAATTAACCATACCTATGAAAACAATTCAACCTGAACCGGTACCCATCTGCTATCTTGGTTCATTTTCAAAAATTCTTGGTCCCGGAATGCGCCTCGGCTGGCTCCTTGCCTCACCGGAAATAATCAATAAAGCCCAATTAGCAAAACAATCTATGGATGCATGCTCTTCAACTTTTACACAGGTACTTGCAGATCAATTTTTAAGACAAGGAAAATTACAGCCCTATGTTGAACGGTTAAGAATTATTTATGCAAGAAGAATGAAGATAATGAATGACAGTCTGCAAAAAAATATGCCGCCGGAAGCTACATGGGTTGTTCCTAAAGGCGGATTTTATATTTGGATCTCGCTTCCGCAGCATGTTGATGCTCTTGAAATATTAAAAGAATCAATGAGCCGCGGTGCGATTTTTGTTATTGGCAGAACCTTCGATCCGATGGGAATAAAAAATAATTGTCTGAGATTAGCTTTCTCTCATACACCGGAAGATGAAATTGAGAAAGGAGTCAAAATAATTGCCGAGGCGTTAAAAGCAAGATTATAAAATGAAAATGAAAGACTCTGCAAAAATTTTGGTGAAATGATTTTCTGAAAAAATAAGTAGCACTATTGAAATGTTAGATCTCATGCGGAATATTAATGAATTTCATGGTATTCAATTAAAAGTTATTAATACTTACGTGTTGTGTGACTTAAAAATATAGTTTAATAAACTGTTGAAACAGTT is a genomic window containing:
- a CDS encoding PLP-dependent aminotransferase family protein, translating into MIKFSQCVDSMRTSEIRDLMSIAMRPDIITFAGGMPNNDLFPVKEIDEIYNGLDDKTKKVGFQYGPTPGYPPLIESLKEYLRGKGLPVDTNELIITAGSLQAINIITKLFVNPGDTVICENPCFIGGTSAFKSYQAHIVSVPLDSDGIIMSELKKAMEGEAKNAKILYLSPYFHNPAGIVYSKKRKEELLKYLEGKEIILIEDDPYGELYFEDEYKELTIPMKTIQPEPVPICYLGSFSKILGPGMRLGWLLASPEIINKAQLAKQSMDACSSTFTQVLADQFLRQGKLQPYVERLRIIYARRMKIMNDSLQKNMPPEATWVVPKGGFYIWISLPQHVDALEILKESMSRGAIFVIGRTFDPMGIKNNCLRLAFSHTPEDEIEKGVKIIAEALKARL